From the Pseudomonadales bacterium genome, one window contains:
- the rplE gene encoding 50S ribosomal protein L5 yields MARFKELYKTEIVPKLMSELGCKSVMEVPRITKITLNMGVGEAVGDKKILDNAMNDMALISGQKPVATKARNSIAGFKIREGWPVGCKVTLRQARMYEFLERLIDIAIPRMRDFRGISAKSFDGRGNFSMGISEQIIFPEIDYDKIDALRGMDIAIATTARTDDEARALLRAFNFPFRG; encoded by the coding sequence ATGGCGAGATTCAAAGAGCTCTACAAGACCGAGATCGTTCCGAAGCTGATGAGCGAACTCGGCTGCAAGAGCGTTATGGAAGTTCCACGCATCACCAAGATCACGCTGAACATGGGCGTGGGCGAGGCGGTGGGTGACAAGAAGATCCTCGACAACGCGATGAACGACATGGCGCTGATTTCCGGCCAGAAGCCGGTGGCGACCAAGGCGCGCAATTCGATCGCCGGATTCAAGATCCGTGAGGGTTGGCCGGTGGGCTGCAAGGTCACGTTGCGCCAGGCGCGCATGTACGAGTTTCTGGAGCGTCTGATCGACATCGCGATCCCGCGCATGCGCGATTTTCGCGGCATCAGCGCCAAGAGCTTCGATGGCCGCGGCAACTTCTCGATGGGCATCTCCGAGCAGATCATCTTTCCGGAAATCGACTACGACAAGATCGATGCGTTGCGCGGGATGGACATCGCGATCGCGACGACTGCACGTACGGACGACGAAGCGCGCGCGTTGCTGCGGGCATTCAACTTTCCTTTCAGGGGCTGA
- the rplX gene encoding 50S ribosomal protein L24 has translation MAKIRRNDEVIVITGKDKGKRGRIVRVLDDDRVIVAGVNMVKRHTRANPQLGTAGGIVEKEASVHVSNVALANPTTGKADRVGYKVLADKTRVRVFRSSGELIDG, from the coding sequence ATGGCAAAGATCAGGCGCAATGACGAGGTGATCGTCATCACCGGCAAGGACAAGGGCAAGCGCGGTCGCATCGTGCGCGTGCTCGACGATGACCGGGTGATCGTCGCGGGCGTGAACATGGTCAAGCGCCATACGCGCGCCAATCCGCAGCTCGGCACCGCCGGTGGCATCGTGGAGAAGGAAGCGTCGGTGCACGTGTCCAACGTGGCATTGGCCAACCCGACGACCGGCAAGGCCGATCGCGTCGGCTACAAGGTGCTCGCGGACAAGACCAGGGTGCGGGTGTTCCGCTCCTCGGGTGAACTCATCGACGGGTGA
- the rplN gene encoding 50S ribosomal protein L14, translating into MIQTESYLEVADNSGARRVMCIKVLGGSHRRYARVGDVIKVTVKDAIPRGRVKKGQVMNAVVVRTRKGVRRPDGSIIRFDDNAAVLLNNQLAPIGTRIFGPVTRELRTEKFMRIISLAPEVL; encoded by the coding sequence ATGATTCAGACCGAATCGTACCTGGAAGTGGCGGACAACAGCGGCGCGCGCCGCGTCATGTGCATCAAGGTGCTGGGTGGTTCGCACCGCCGTTATGCGCGCGTCGGTGATGTGATCAAGGTCACCGTGAAGGATGCGATCCCGCGCGGCCGGGTCAAGAAGGGGCAGGTGATGAACGCCGTGGTCGTACGCACGCGCAAGGGTGTGCGCCGTCCCGACGGATCGATCATCCGCTTCGACGACAATGCGGCGGTACTGCTGAACAACCAGTTGGCACCGATCGGCACGCGCATTTTCGGACCGGTGACACGTGAACTGCGCACCGAGAAGTTCATGCGGATCATCTCGCTGGCACCCGAGGTTCTCTGA
- the rpsQ gene encoding 30S ribosomal protein S17 codes for MNAEAGKNVQTLTGRVVSDKMDKTITVLIERRVKHPVYGKYITRSSKVHAHDENNECRTGDLVTVRETRPLSRTKTWTLVRIDERPVRVEA; via the coding sequence ATGAACGCTGAGGCGGGCAAGAACGTACAGACGCTGACGGGTCGCGTAGTCAGCGACAAGATGGACAAGACGATCACGGTGCTGATCGAGCGCCGCGTGAAACATCCGGTGTATGGCAAGTACATCACGCGTTCGTCGAAAGTACATGCCCACGACGAGAACAACGAGTGCCGCACCGGTGATCTGGTCACGGTGCGCGAGACGCGCCCGTTGTCGCGCACGAAGACCTGGACGCTGGTGCGCATCGACGAGCGCCCGGTTCGCGTCGAAGCGTGA
- the rpmC gene encoding 50S ribosomal protein L29: MNASELRGKSIDELNRELLRLLEARFKLRMQKATGQLGQSHLLKAQRRDIARVKTILGEKAGK, encoded by the coding sequence ATGAACGCAAGCGAACTGCGCGGGAAATCGATCGACGAGCTGAACCGGGAACTGCTTCGTCTGCTGGAGGCGCGCTTCAAGCTGCGCATGCAGAAGGCGACGGGGCAGCTTGGTCAGTCGCATCTGCTGAAGGCCCAGCGTCGTGACATCGCGCGCGTGAAGACCATTCTCGGGGAAAAGGCAGGTAAGTGA
- the rplP gene encoding 50S ribosomal protein L16 encodes MLQPKRTKFRKQFKGRNRGLAQRGSKVSFGEFGLKTTDRGRLTARQIEAARRALTRHIKRGGKIWIRVFPDKPISKKPLEVRMGSGKGSVEYWVAQIQPGKVLYEIEGVSEELAREALALAAAKLPIPTVFVKRTVM; translated from the coding sequence ATGTTGCAGCCGAAGCGGACCAAGTTTCGTAAACAGTTCAAGGGACGTAACCGTGGCCTTGCCCAGCGTGGCAGCAAGGTGAGCTTCGGGGAGTTCGGGTTGAAGACGACCGATCGCGGGCGTCTGACTGCGCGTCAGATCGAGGCCGCTCGACGTGCGCTCACCCGCCACATCAAGCGTGGCGGCAAGATCTGGATCCGGGTGTTCCCGGACAAGCCGATCTCGAAGAAGCCGCTCGAAGTGCGGATGGGATCGGGCAAGGGCAGCGTGGAGTACTGGGTTGCGCAGATCCAGCCGGGCAAGGTGCTCTACGAGATCGAGGGTGTAAGCGAGGAACTCGCGCGCGAGGCGCTCGCACTGGCAGCCGCCAAGCTGCCGATTCCGACGGTATTCGTGAAGAGAACGGTGATGTGA
- the rpsC gene encoding 30S ribosomal protein S3: MGQKVNPTGIRLGIVRKHNSVWYADSKNYAKNLITDLRARSYIEQRLANASVSRVVIERLAQTARIVVHTARPGIVIGKKGEDVDRLRKDLTRRMGVPVQINIEEVRKPDLDAKLLAQGVAQQLERRIMFRRAMKRVVQSAMRAGAEGVKVQVSGRLGGAEIARTEWYREGRVPLHTLRADIDYATHEAQTTYGVIGVKVWVFKGEIIGRPAEAQATATR; the protein is encoded by the coding sequence ATGGGTCAGAAAGTAAACCCGACCGGGATCCGGCTCGGGATCGTCCGCAAGCACAACTCGGTGTGGTATGCGGACAGCAAGAACTACGCGAAGAACCTGATCACGGATCTGCGTGCGCGCTCGTACATCGAGCAGCGCCTCGCAAACGCCTCGGTCAGCCGCGTGGTCATCGAGCGTCTGGCGCAGACTGCGCGCATCGTGGTGCACACGGCGCGCCCGGGTATCGTGATCGGCAAGAAAGGTGAAGACGTTGACCGTCTGCGCAAGGACCTGACCCGGCGCATGGGCGTGCCGGTACAGATCAACATCGAGGAAGTGCGCAAGCCCGACCTCGACGCGAAGCTGCTTGCACAGGGCGTGGCGCAGCAGCTCGAAAGGCGGATCATGTTCCGCCGTGCGATGAAGCGCGTGGTGCAGAGCGCGATGCGCGCCGGCGCCGAAGGCGTGAAGGTGCAGGTGAGCGGGCGGCTTGGCGGAGCCGAAATCGCGCGTACCGAATGGTATCGCGAAGGACGCGTCCCACTGCATACGCTGCGTGCCGACATCGACTACGCGACGCACGAGGCGCAGACCACCTACGGTGTGATCGGTGTGAAGGTGTGGGTGTTCAAGGGCGAGATCATCGGCCGGCCGGCCGAGGCCCAGGCGACAGCCACCAGGTAA
- the rplV gene encoding 50S ribosomal protein L22 has protein sequence MEVMAKLRGARISAQKARLVADQIRGRPVEEALNTLAFSTKKAAVLVRKVLNSAIANAEHNEGADVDELKVSSVYVDEGATLKRIMPRAKGRADRIMKRSCHITVKVADR, from the coding sequence ATGGAAGTCATGGCAAAACTCCGGGGCGCACGCATCTCCGCCCAGAAGGCCCGCCTGGTGGCGGACCAGATCCGCGGCAGGCCGGTGGAGGAAGCGCTGAATACGCTGGCGTTCAGCACCAAGAAGGCTGCCGTACTGGTGCGCAAGGTGCTCAATTCGGCGATCGCCAATGCAGAGCACAACGAGGGTGCGGACGTCGACGAGCTGAAGGTCAGCTCGGTGTACGTGGACGAGGGCGCAACGCTGAAGCGCATCATGCCGCGCGCCAAGGGCCGCGCCGATCGCATCATGAAGCGCAGCTGTCACATTACGGTCAAGGTTGCCGATCGCTGA
- the rpsS gene encoding 30S ribosomal protein S19: MPRSLKKGPFIDLHLVKKVETAASKGDKRPIKTWSRRSMISPDMVGLTIAVHNGRQHVPLHVSEEMVGHKLGEFAATRTYKGHAADKKAKK; the protein is encoded by the coding sequence GTGCCACGTTCGCTGAAGAAAGGACCATTCATCGACCTGCATCTCGTGAAGAAGGTCGAGACGGCAGCCTCCAAGGGCGACAAGCGACCGATCAAGACCTGGTCGCGTCGTTCGATGATTTCTCCCGACATGGTCGGGCTGACGATAGCCGTGCATAACGGTCGCCAGCACGTGCCGCTGCATGTCTCGGAGGAAATGGTTGGCCACAAGCTGGGCGAGTTTGCCGCCACGCGCACCTACAAGGGGCACGCGGCGGACAAGAAGGCGAAGAAGTAA
- the rplB gene encoding 50S ribosomal protein L2, which yields MAVVKKKPTSPGRRFVVQVSDASLHKGAPHRALLEAQGRHGGRNNSGRITVRHQGGGHRQHYRVIDFKRAKDGIPARVERLEYDPNRTAHIALLLYRDGERRYVIASRNMKAGDELLSGEAAPIKEGNTLPLRNIPLGSVVHCIEMKPGKGAQLARSAGAGVQLVAREGQYATLRLRSGEMRKVLVDCRATLGEVSNAENNLRSLGKAGAKRWRGVRPTVRGVVMNPVDHPHGGGEGRTSGGRHPVTPWGIPTKGYKTRSNKRTDRMIVRARGRK from the coding sequence ATGGCAGTCGTAAAGAAAAAGCCGACTTCGCCGGGCAGGCGTTTCGTCGTGCAGGTCAGCGATGCGAGCCTGCACAAGGGTGCGCCGCATCGTGCCCTGCTCGAAGCACAGGGCAGGCACGGTGGGCGCAACAACTCCGGACGCATCACGGTGCGCCACCAGGGCGGCGGCCACCGTCAGCATTACCGCGTGATCGATTTCAAGCGTGCGAAGGATGGCATTCCGGCGCGCGTGGAGCGCCTCGAATACGATCCGAACCGCACGGCGCACATCGCGCTGCTGCTGTACCGCGACGGTGAGCGTCGCTACGTGATTGCCTCGCGCAACATGAAGGCCGGCGACGAGCTGCTGTCCGGTGAAGCCGCACCGATCAAGGAAGGCAACACGCTGCCGCTGCGCAATATTCCGCTCGGCTCGGTGGTGCATTGCATCGAGATGAAGCCGGGCAAGGGTGCGCAACTCGCACGCAGTGCCGGAGCCGGTGTGCAGTTGGTGGCCCGCGAGGGGCAGTATGCGACGTTGCGTCTGCGCTCCGGCGAGATGCGCAAGGTCCTGGTCGATTGCCGCGCGACACTGGGCGAAGTATCGAATGCCGAGAACAACCTGCGTTCGCTCGGCAAGGCCGGCGCGAAGCGCTGGCGCGGAGTGCGTCCAACGGTACGCGGCGTCGTGATGAACCCGGTCGATCACCCGCATGGTGGTGGTGAGGGTCGCACCAGCGGTGGCCGGCATCCGGTCACGCCGTGGGGCATACCGACCAAGGGTTACAAGACACGTTCCAACAAGCGCACCGATCGCATGATCGTACGCGCCCGCGGCAGGAAATAA
- the rplW gene encoding 50S ribosomal protein L23, producing the protein MNQERVFSVLLGPHVSEKTTTVAAHANQYVFRVARDATKPEIRTAVEQLFKVKVLDVSVLNVKGKVKLNRNGVAKRSDWKKAYVRLEAGQDIDFTVTD; encoded by the coding sequence ATGAATCAGGAGAGAGTGTTCAGCGTCCTGCTCGGACCGCACGTCTCGGAAAAGACCACGACGGTGGCTGCGCACGCCAACCAGTATGTTTTCCGCGTGGCGCGGGATGCGACCAAGCCGGAGATCCGCACCGCGGTGGAACAGTTGTTCAAGGTGAAGGTCCTCGACGTGAGCGTCCTGAACGTCAAGGGCAAGGTGAAGCTGAATCGCAACGGTGTCGCGAAGCGGTCCGACTGGAAGAAGGCCTACGTCAGGCTCGAGGCCGGTCAGGACATCGACTTCACGGTTACGGACTAA
- the rplD gene encoding 50S ribosomal protein L4: protein MELSITAPGNASAGTVQVSDATFARDFNEDLVHQAVVAYLAAGRQGSRKHKTRSEVSGGGRKPWKQKGSGRARAGSTRSPLWRSGGVTFAAVPQDHAQKLNRKMYRAAMRSILSELARQQRLVVVESFDVAEPKTKLLTQQLAGYRLDEALIVADEVDRNLYLAARNVPHVEVRDVAGVDPVSLVTYEKVVVTVPALRKFEEMLG, encoded by the coding sequence ATGGAATTGAGTATCACCGCTCCTGGCAATGCGTCCGCCGGCACCGTGCAGGTGTCCGATGCGACTTTCGCCCGGGATTTCAACGAAGACCTGGTGCATCAGGCCGTCGTCGCGTATCTCGCGGCGGGCCGGCAGGGGTCGCGCAAGCACAAGACCCGCTCGGAAGTGAGCGGTGGCGGCCGCAAGCCGTGGAAGCAGAAGGGTTCTGGCCGTGCCCGGGCAGGCAGCACCCGCAGTCCGCTGTGGCGCAGCGGCGGCGTGACCTTTGCAGCCGTGCCGCAGGACCACGCGCAGAAGCTGAACCGCAAGATGTATCGCGCTGCGATGCGTTCGATCCTCTCCGAGCTGGCGCGTCAGCAGCGGCTGGTGGTGGTCGAGTCCTTCGATGTGGCCGAGCCGAAGACGAAACTGCTGACGCAGCAGCTTGCCGGATACCGGCTCGACGAGGCGCTGATCGTCGCTGACGAAGTCGACCGCAATCTGTATCTGGCAGCGCGCAACGTGCCTCACGTCGAGGTCCGGGACGTGGCCGGGGTCGATCCGGTCAGCCTGGTGACCTACGAGAAGGTGGTCGTGACCGTGCCGGCGCTGCGCAAGTTCGAGGAGATGCTGGGATGA
- the rplC gene encoding 50S ribosomal protein L3 yields the protein MTIGIVGRKTGMTRIFTAAGVSIPVTVIEATPNRVTQVKTPDRDGYSAVQVTVGERRNSRITQPEAGHFAKAGVAAGRGLWEFRLDDGTESPAVGTEITVASFEAGQKVDVRGRSRGKGFQGVIKRWNFSMQDATHGNSRSHRAPGSSGQNQSPGRVFRGKKMAGHMGDANVTVQTLEVVRVDTERNLLLVKGAIPGAPGADVVVRPAEKA from the coding sequence ATGACTATTGGCATTGTCGGTCGCAAGACCGGTATGACCCGCATTTTCACTGCTGCCGGGGTCTCGATTCCGGTAACCGTGATCGAGGCGACGCCAAACCGCGTCACCCAGGTGAAGACGCCCGACCGCGATGGCTACAGCGCCGTTCAGGTCACGGTCGGCGAGCGTCGCAATTCCCGTATCACGCAGCCGGAGGCCGGGCATTTTGCCAAGGCCGGAGTTGCTGCCGGTCGTGGGCTGTGGGAATTCCGCCTGGACGACGGTACCGAGTCGCCTGCGGTTGGCACTGAAATCACCGTGGCCAGCTTCGAGGCAGGGCAGAAGGTCGACGTGAGAGGCCGTTCGCGCGGCAAGGGCTTCCAGGGAGTGATCAAGCGCTGGAATTTCAGCATGCAGGACGCTACCCACGGCAACTCGCGCTCGCATCGGGCTCCGGGTTCGAGCGGTCAGAACCAGTCGCCCGGCCGGGTGTTCAGGGGCAAGAAGATGGCGGGTCACATGGGTGATGCGAACGTCACCGTGCAGACGCTCGAGGTCGTGCGTGTGGACACCGAACGCAACCTGCTGCTCGTCAAGGGAGCCATTCCGGGCGCACCGGGGGCCGACGTGGTCGTGCGTCCGGCCGAGAAAGCCTGA
- the rpsJ gene encoding 30S ribosomal protein S10, whose translation MQNQRIRIRLKAFDHRLIDVSAQEIVDTAKRTGAQVRGPIPLPTRKERYTILVSPHANKDARDQYEIRTHKRVLDIVEPTEKTVDALMKLDLAAGVEVQISLG comes from the coding sequence ATGCAGAACCAACGGATCAGAATTCGCCTGAAGGCTTTTGACCACCGTCTGATCGATGTTTCCGCGCAGGAAATCGTCGATACGGCGAAGCGTACCGGCGCGCAGGTGCGCGGACCGATTCCATTGCCCACCCGCAAGGAGCGCTACACGATCCTGGTCTCGCCGCATGCCAACAAGGACGCGCGTGACCAGTACGAGATTCGTACGCACAAGCGGGTACTGGATATCGTGGAACCGACGGAGAAGACCGTCGACGCGTTGATGAAGCTGGATCTGGCTGCCGGAGTAGAGGTACAGATCAGTCTCGGCTGA
- the tuf gene encoding elongation factor Tu → MAKEKFERKKPHVNVGTIGHVDHGKTTLTAALTRVCAETWGGEMRAFDQIDNAPEERERGITIATSHVEYESPVRHYAHVDCPGHADYVKNMITGAAQMDGAILVCSAADGPMPQTREHILLSRQVGVPYIVVFLNKADMVDDAELLELVEMEVRELLSKYDFPGDDTPIITGSALMALEGKDDNGLGTSAVRKLVETLDAYIPEPQRAIDQPFLMPIEDVFSISGRGTVVTGRVERGVVKVGEEVEIVGVKATVKTTCTGVEMFRKLLDEGRAGENVGVLLRGTKRDDVERGQVLAKPGTIKPHTKFTAEVYVLTKEEGGRHTPFFKGYRPQFYFRTTDVTGACEMPEGVEMVMPGDNLQMVVTLIVPIAMEEGLRFAIREGGRTVGAGVVAKIIE, encoded by the coding sequence ATGGCCAAGGAAAAATTCGAGCGTAAGAAGCCGCACGTGAACGTGGGTACGATCGGTCACGTTGACCACGGGAAGACGACGCTGACGGCGGCGTTGACGCGCGTGTGCGCGGAGACGTGGGGCGGGGAGATGCGGGCGTTCGACCAGATCGACAACGCGCCGGAGGAGCGCGAGCGCGGGATCACGATCGCGACCTCGCACGTGGAGTACGAGAGCCCGGTGCGCCACTACGCGCACGTGGACTGCCCCGGCCACGCGGACTACGTGAAGAACATGATCACGGGCGCGGCGCAGATGGACGGTGCGATCCTGGTGTGTTCGGCCGCTGATGGTCCGATGCCGCAGACGCGCGAGCACATCCTGCTGAGCCGCCAGGTGGGTGTTCCGTACATCGTGGTGTTTCTGAACAAGGCGGACATGGTCGACGATGCGGAGCTGCTCGAGCTGGTCGAGATGGAAGTGCGCGAGCTGCTGTCGAAGTACGATTTTCCGGGCGACGACACGCCGATCATCACGGGGTCGGCGCTGATGGCGCTGGAAGGCAAGGACGACAACGGACTGGGCACGAGTGCGGTGCGCAAGCTGGTGGAGACGCTGGATGCGTACATACCGGAGCCGCAGCGTGCGATCGACCAGCCGTTCCTGATGCCGATCGAGGACGTGTTCTCGATTTCGGGTCGCGGCACGGTGGTGACGGGTCGGGTCGAGCGGGGGGTCGTGAAGGTTGGCGAGGAAGTCGAGATCGTCGGCGTGAAGGCGACGGTGAAGACGACGTGCACGGGTGTGGAGATGTTCCGCAAGCTGCTCGACGAGGGTCGTGCGGGCGAGAACGTTGGTGTGCTGCTGCGTGGCACGAAGCGCGACGATGTGGAGCGTGGACAGGTGCTGGCGAAGCCGGGCACGATCAAGCCGCACACGAAGTTCACGGCCGAGGTGTACGTGCTGACGAAGGAAGAGGGGGGGCGGCATACGCCGTTCTTCAAGGGCTATCGTCCGCAGTTCTACTTCCGTACGACGGACGTGACGGGGGCGTGCGAGATGCCGGAAGGCGTCGAGATGGTGATGCCGGGTGACAACCTGCAGATGGTGGTGACGCTGATCGTGCCGATCGCGATGGAGGAAGGCCTGCGGTTTGCGATCCGCGAGGGCGGACGCACGGTGGGCGCCGGCGTGGTGGCCAAGATCATCGAGTGA
- the fusA gene encoding elongation factor G has product MARKTPIRRYRNIGIVAHIDAGKTTTSERVLFYTGVSHKLGEVHDGAATMDWMAQEQERGITIQSAATTCFWKGMDQQFDEHRLNIIDTPGHVDFTIEVERSLRVLDGAVVVLCGCAGVQPQTETVWRQANKYEVPRLIFVNKMDRAGADFLRVVRQVKDRLGATAVPIQMMIGAEDKFAGAIDLVKMKAILWNEADQGTTFQYGPIPAELQATCDELRDDLVAAASEASDELTEKYLEGEPLTEEEIKWGLRQRTLKSEIIPVLGGSAFKNKGVQAMLDAVIEYLPAPTEVKAIQGELEDGTVIHCEADDTAPFAALAFKIATDPFVGTLTFFRVYSGTLEGGSAVYNTVKDRKERVGRMVQMHANQRTEIKEVLAGDIAAAVGLKDVGTGDTLCAIDRKVLLERMEFPEPVISVAVEPKTKVDQEKMGVALGKLAQEDPSFRVHTDEETGQTIISGMGELHLEIIVDRMKREFNVEANVGKPQVAYRETIRKSVEVEGKFVRQSGGRGQYGHVWLRLEPLPADAEYEFHNEVVGGTVPKEYVPAVDKGVREQMQNGVIAGYPLLAMKVTIFDGSFHEVDSSEMAFKIAGSMALKEGAKKASPVLLEPIMAVEVVTPEEYMGDVIGDLNRRRGLIQGMDDGPSGRVVTAEVPLSEMFGYATDLRSATQGRATYTMEFKKYAETPNNIAEEIIARNKS; this is encoded by the coding sequence GTGGCTCGCAAGACTCCCATCAGGCGCTATCGCAACATCGGCATCGTCGCGCACATCGACGCAGGCAAGACCACCACGTCCGAGCGCGTGCTGTTCTACACCGGCGTTTCCCACAAGCTCGGCGAGGTGCACGACGGCGCCGCGACGATGGACTGGATGGCGCAGGAGCAGGAGCGTGGGATCACCATCCAGTCGGCGGCGACCACCTGCTTCTGGAAGGGCATGGACCAGCAGTTCGACGAGCACCGTCTGAACATCATCGACACCCCCGGGCACGTCGACTTCACGATCGAGGTGGAGCGTTCGCTGCGGGTGCTCGACGGTGCGGTGGTGGTGCTGTGCGGCTGTGCGGGTGTGCAGCCGCAGACCGAGACGGTGTGGCGCCAGGCGAACAAGTACGAGGTGCCGCGTCTCATCTTCGTGAACAAGATGGACCGTGCCGGCGCCGACTTCCTGCGCGTGGTGCGCCAGGTCAAGGACCGGCTCGGCGCCACTGCAGTGCCGATCCAGATGATGATCGGGGCCGAGGACAAGTTCGCCGGCGCGATCGATCTGGTGAAGATGAAGGCGATTCTCTGGAACGAGGCGGATCAGGGCACCACGTTCCAGTACGGGCCGATTCCGGCCGAGCTGCAGGCAACGTGTGACGAACTGCGTGACGACCTCGTCGCTGCGGCTTCCGAGGCCTCCGACGAGCTGACGGAAAAATACCTCGAGGGCGAGCCGCTCACCGAGGAGGAGATCAAGTGGGGGCTGCGCCAGCGTACGCTGAAGAGCGAGATCATCCCGGTGCTCGGCGGTTCGGCGTTCAAGAACAAGGGCGTGCAGGCGATGCTCGATGCGGTCATCGAGTACCTGCCCGCGCCGACCGAAGTGAAGGCGATCCAGGGCGAACTCGAGGATGGCACCGTCATCCATTGCGAGGCTGACGACACGGCGCCGTTCGCGGCACTGGCGTTCAAGATCGCGACCGATCCCTTCGTCGGCACGCTGACCTTCTTCCGCGTCTATTCGGGGACGCTGGAGGGCGGTTCGGCCGTGTACAACACGGTGAAGGACCGCAAGGAGCGTGTTGGCCGCATGGTGCAGATGCACGCGAACCAGCGTACCGAGATCAAGGAAGTGCTCGCCGGTGATATCGCCGCGGCGGTGGGTCTGAAGGACGTGGGCACCGGTGACACCCTGTGCGCGATCGACCGCAAGGTTCTGCTCGAGCGCATGGAGTTCCCCGAGCCCGTGATTTCGGTGGCGGTGGAACCGAAGACCAAGGTCGACCAGGAAAAGATGGGTGTGGCGCTCGGCAAGCTGGCGCAGGAAGACCCGTCGTTTCGCGTGCATACCGACGAAGAGACCGGGCAGACGATCATCTCCGGCATGGGCGAGTTGCACCTCGAGATCATCGTCGATCGCATGAAGCGCGAATTCAACGTCGAGGCCAACGTCGGCAAGCCGCAGGTGGCTTACCGCGAGACGATCCGCAAGAGTGTCGAGGTCGAAGGCAAGTTCGTGCGCCAGTCGGGCGGCCGTGGTCAGTACGGCCACGTCTGGCTGCGCCTCGAGCCGCTGCCGGCCGATGCCGAGTACGAATTCCACAACGAGGTCGTCGGCGGTACGGTACCGAAGGAATACGTGCCGGCGGTCGACAAGGGCGTGCGCGAGCAGATGCAGAACGGTGTGATCGCCGGCTATCCGCTGCTCGCGATGAAGGTCACGATCTTCGACGGTTCCTTCCACGAGGTCGATTCGAGTGAAATGGCGTTCAAGATCGCCGGCTCGATGGCGTTGAAGGAAGGGGCGAAGAAGGCAAGCCCGGTGCTGCTCGAGCCGATCATGGCGGTCGAGGTGGTGACGCCCGAGGAATATATGGGCGACGTGATCGGCGACCTGAATCGCCGGCGCGGCCTGATCCAGGGCATGGACGACGGTCCCTCGGGAAGGGTCGTCACCGCGGAGGTGCCGCTGTCGGAGATGTTCGGCTACGCGACCGATCTGCGTTCGGCGACGCAGGGGCGCGCGACGTACACGATGGAATTCAAGAAGTACGCCGAGACACCGAACAACATCGCCGAAGAAATCATCGCACGGAACAAATCCTGA
- the rpsG gene encoding 30S ribosomal protein S7, with product MPRRRVAAKREILPDPKFGNVTLAKFMNHVMTSGKKSLAERIVYGALDLIEERMKRDPVGVFEEALGNVAPMVEVKSRRVGGATYQVPVEVRASRQQALAMRWLVDYARARGEKSMPQRLAGELIDACQGRGAAVKKREDTHRMAEANKAFSHYRF from the coding sequence ATGCCAAGAAGACGCGTCGCCGCCAAGCGGGAAATCCTGCCGGATCCGAAATTCGGTAACGTCACGCTCGCGAAATTCATGAACCACGTGATGACGAGCGGCAAGAAGTCGCTGGCCGAACGTATCGTCTATGGAGCGCTCGATCTGATCGAGGAGCGCATGAAGCGCGATCCGGTCGGTGTGTTCGAGGAGGCGCTGGGGAATGTCGCGCCGATGGTGGAAGTGAAGTCCCGCCGCGTGGGCGGAGCCACCTACCAGGTGCCGGTCGAGGTGCGTGCATCGCGCCAGCAGGCACTGGCGATGCGCTGGCTGGTGGATTATGCGCGGGCACGCGGCGAGAAATCGATGCCGCAGCGCCTCGCGGGCGAGCTGATCGATGCCTGCCAGGGGCGTGGCGCCGCAGTGAAGAAGCGTGAGGACACGCATCGCATGGCGGAAGCAAACAAGGCCTTTTCGCACTACCGCTTCTGA
- the rpsL gene encoding 30S ribosomal protein S12 codes for MTTINQLVRKPRQRKVEKSSVPALKGCPQRRGVCTRVYTTTPKKPNSALRKVCRVRLTSGFEVASYIGGEGHNLQEHSVVLIRGGRVKDLPGVRYHTVRGTLDTAGVAKRRQRRSKYGAKRPKS; via the coding sequence ATGACGACGATCAATCAGCTGGTCCGCAAGCCGCGCCAGCGCAAGGTCGAGAAGAGCAGCGTGCCGGCGCTCAAGGGCTGTCCCCAGCGTCGCGGCGTCTGCACGCGCGTCTACACGACGACGCCGAAGAAGCCGAACTCGGCGTTGCGCAAGGTGTGCCGTGTGCGCCTGACCAGCGGATTCGAGGTGGCGTCGTACATCGGCGGTGAGGGCCACAACCTGCAGGAGCACAGCGTGGTGCTGATCCGCGGCGGCCGCGTGAAGGACCTGCCGGGTGTGCGCTACCACACGGTGCGCGGCACCCTGGACACCGCCGGTGTGGCCAAGCGCCGCCAGCGTCGTTCGAAGTACGGAGCAAAGCGCCCGAAGTCATGA